In a single window of the Natronosalvus caseinilyticus genome:
- the gvpM gene encoding gas vesicle protein GvpM: MKPDRDDDALVDVLDVLLRDGAVVRADVIVSVAEIPLVGIKLSAAIAGMETMTDYGLFEDWDTTRRARALERRQYGHRRGGDDREVDADEARELQDHPTMRPQGEPRRWTPAPEDERERERPQPSTVSEE, translated from the coding sequence ATGAAACCCGACCGAGACGACGACGCACTGGTCGACGTCCTCGACGTGCTCCTGCGCGACGGCGCGGTCGTGCGCGCCGACGTGATCGTCTCCGTCGCGGAGATTCCGCTCGTGGGCATCAAACTGTCCGCCGCGATCGCCGGCATGGAGACGATGACCGACTACGGGCTCTTCGAGGACTGGGACACGACGCGGCGCGCTCGAGCGCTCGAGCGCCGTCAGTACGGTCATCGGCGTGGAGGCGACGACCGCGAGGTCGACGCGGACGAGGCCCGCGAACTCCAGGATCACCCCACGATGCGCCCGCAGGGGGAACCGCGGCGATGGACGCCGGCGCCGGAGGACGAGCGAGAGCGTGAACGTCCGCAGCCATCCACCGTCTCCGAGGAGTGA
- a CDS encoding MaoC family dehydratase — translation MTGLYYEEFEVGETIEHERRRTISEGDNQRFCDMTMNQQPLHLDETFAAETQFGERLVNGIYTMALAVGISIPETTDGTIVANLSYDDVEHPTPVFHGDTIRVQSTVTDKRETSDGERGIVTMNVEVFNQDDDLVCSFSRTVLSLKREFADD, via the coding sequence ATGACTGGCCTGTACTACGAGGAGTTCGAGGTGGGCGAGACCATCGAACACGAGCGCCGGCGGACGATTTCCGAGGGCGACAACCAGCGGTTCTGCGATATGACGATGAACCAGCAGCCGTTGCACCTCGACGAAACCTTCGCTGCGGAGACCCAGTTCGGCGAACGACTGGTCAACGGCATCTACACGATGGCGCTGGCGGTCGGCATCTCGATTCCCGAGACGACGGACGGGACGATCGTCGCGAACCTGAGCTACGACGACGTCGAGCACCCGACGCCGGTGTTCCACGGGGACACGATCCGCGTCCAGTCGACGGTGACCGACAAACGAGAGACCAGCGACGGCGAGCGCGGCATCGTCACGATGAACGTCGAGGTTTTCAACCAGGACGACGACCTCGTGTGCTCGTTCTCCCGAACCGTCCTCTCGCTCAAGCGCGAGTTCGCGGACGACTAG
- the gdhB gene encoding glutamate dehydrogenase GdhB — MVTAESTSEPERESEAESAVETARAQLERAAAHLDVDDGIIERLRHPDSVYRVAIPLKRDSGTTEILTGYRAHHDDVRGPYKGGIRYHPDVSEEECVALSMWMTWKCGVMNLPFGGAKGGIVVDPKNLSETEEERLTRRLAEELRPVIGPMKDIPAPDMGTNPQMMAWFMDAYSMQEGETQPGIVTGKPPAVGGSEGREEAPGRSVGIVAEKAIEHYGWDITDTTVAVQGFGSVGAPAARYLDDHGASVVAVSDVDGAIYDPDGLDTNDVEDHDARPGMVSGYDAPEQLTNAELLELDVDVLIPAAIGNVLTADNANDIQANMIVEGANGPTTSRADSVFEQREIPVIPDILANAGGVTVSYFEWLQNTNRRAWSLERVHDELETEMLQAWNAVRTEYEAHDVTWRDAAYIVALKRIAEAHDARGLWP; from the coding sequence ATGGTAACCGCTGAATCCACGTCCGAACCAGAACGCGAATCTGAGGCAGAGTCAGCCGTCGAAACCGCTCGCGCGCAACTCGAGCGTGCCGCTGCACACCTCGACGTCGACGACGGCATCATCGAGCGACTCCGGCACCCCGACTCGGTCTACCGGGTAGCGATTCCGCTCAAGCGCGACAGCGGAACGACCGAGATCCTCACCGGCTACCGCGCCCACCACGACGACGTTCGCGGCCCCTACAAGGGCGGTATCCGGTACCATCCGGACGTCTCCGAGGAGGAATGCGTCGCGCTCTCGATGTGGATGACCTGGAAGTGCGGCGTCATGAATCTCCCCTTCGGCGGCGCCAAGGGTGGCATCGTCGTCGATCCCAAGAATCTGAGCGAGACGGAAGAAGAGCGACTCACGCGACGCCTGGCAGAAGAGCTGCGCCCCGTCATCGGGCCGATGAAGGACATCCCCGCGCCGGACATGGGTACGAACCCGCAGATGATGGCGTGGTTCATGGACGCCTACTCGATGCAAGAAGGCGAGACCCAGCCCGGAATCGTCACCGGGAAGCCCCCCGCCGTCGGTGGCAGCGAAGGACGCGAGGAAGCACCCGGACGGAGCGTCGGGATTGTCGCCGAGAAGGCCATCGAACACTACGGCTGGGACATCACGGACACGACCGTCGCCGTCCAGGGCTTCGGGAGCGTCGGCGCCCCCGCCGCACGCTACCTCGACGACCACGGCGCCAGCGTCGTCGCCGTCAGCGACGTCGACGGGGCGATCTACGACCCCGACGGACTCGACACAAACGACGTCGAGGACCACGACGCCCGTCCCGGAATGGTCTCGGGGTATGACGCCCCCGAACAGCTCACTAACGCCGAACTACTCGAACTGGACGTCGACGTCCTGATCCCCGCAGCGATCGGAAACGTCCTGACGGCCGACAACGCCAACGACATCCAGGCAAACATGATCGTCGAGGGTGCCAACGGGCCGACCACTTCGCGAGCGGACTCGGTCTTCGAGCAACGCGAGATTCCGGTGATCCCCGACATCCTCGCGAACGCCGGCGGCGTCACCGTCTCGTACTTCGAGTGGCTCCAGAACACGAACCGGCGCGCCTGGTCGCTCGAGCGCGTCCACGACGAACTCGAGACCGAGATGCTCCAGGCCTGGAACGCCGTGCGAACGGAGTACGAAGCTCACGACGTCACCTGGCGCGACGCCGCGTACATCGTCGCTCTCAAGCGGATCGCCGAGGCCCACGACGCTCGCGGCCTCTGGCCCTGA
- a CDS encoding HpcH/HpaI aldolase/citrate lyase family protein: MTRRSVLFTPGDRPEMLRKAPTAGADVLVFDLEDAVSPARIAEARTTVREVLTDPDFDPDCEVCMRVNAAPDQARADLEAILGDGGGAGDNDDADRNPRLDAIMQPKVESATDVDRLAGGLEAHDASVPILALIETAGGVLNAPDVAAAPATDALVFGAEDLSADIGATRTDEGLEVLYARERVVIAAAANGVDAIDTVYTDFGDERGLVEETEFAIQLGYDGKMAIHPAQVEPINEAFTPEPADVEWAEAVLEGKREADADGRGVFEVNGQMIDAPLIAQAERILERAEAAADSDGGE; the protein is encoded by the coding sequence ATGACACGTCGAAGCGTCCTGTTCACGCCCGGCGATCGACCCGAGATGCTACGCAAAGCGCCGACCGCCGGCGCCGACGTCCTCGTCTTCGACCTCGAGGACGCCGTCTCACCCGCTCGGATCGCCGAGGCGCGGACGACCGTTCGCGAGGTACTCACCGACCCGGACTTCGATCCCGACTGCGAGGTGTGTATGCGAGTCAACGCCGCGCCGGATCAGGCGCGAGCGGACCTCGAGGCCATCCTCGGTGACGGTGGCGGTGCCGGTGACAATGACGACGCGGATAGAAATCCGCGACTCGACGCCATCATGCAGCCGAAAGTCGAGTCGGCGACGGACGTCGACCGGCTGGCGGGCGGACTAGAGGCGCACGACGCCTCCGTCCCGATTCTGGCGCTGATCGAAACTGCTGGCGGCGTCCTGAACGCACCCGACGTCGCTGCGGCGCCGGCGACCGATGCCCTCGTCTTCGGCGCCGAGGACCTCTCGGCGGACATCGGTGCGACCCGGACCGACGAGGGCCTCGAGGTGCTCTACGCTCGCGAGCGCGTGGTAATCGCCGCGGCGGCGAACGGCGTCGACGCGATCGACACCGTCTACACCGACTTCGGCGACGAGCGCGGCCTGGTCGAGGAAACCGAGTTCGCCATTCAACTGGGGTACGACGGAAAGATGGCGATCCACCCGGCCCAGGTCGAGCCGATCAACGAGGCGTTCACCCCCGAACCCGCGGACGTCGAGTGGGCCGAGGCCGTCCTGGAGGGCAAACGCGAGGCCGACGCGGACGGTCGAGGGGTCTTCGAGGTTAACGGGCAGATGATCGACGCCCCGCTGATCGCCCAGGCCGAACGAATCCTCGAGCGTGCGGAGGCTGCGGCCGATTCCGACGGCGGCGAGTGA
- the gvpL gene encoding gas vesicle protein GvpL: MGREQRETTAQEREANRDDPAGRDDEPVPDADETPDFDDGRYVYCVVTLEGGEADLDVDGIDDEPVSVVALDRGDGGGGGDEDGNATLAAVVHACDSLYDSADLAQVKRWLVRHQTVIDRASQQFGTPLPFQFDTIVRGDDDAVRGWLADQRAPLEAALADLAGHAEYRIEVVETDPPDEETLIERNDDLASLAEEREEASEGRAFLLEKQFDQRIRDLRRDRRASIRESLRQSLESCAREVQVLERQPSVSLSSASSGSSGSGGAGKPTDGTRLCRLTVLARESEEETIGSVLDDVAEKPGLEVRFTGPWPPYSFAPTLGEETDAGASGGRPGSTETRTRPETETETETQTGDRQR, from the coding sequence ATGGGGCGTGAACAGCGCGAAACCACGGCTCAGGAACGAGAGGCGAACCGCGACGACCCGGCGGGTCGCGACGACGAACCCGTTCCGGACGCCGACGAAACCCCCGACTTCGACGACGGGCGCTACGTCTACTGCGTCGTCACGCTCGAGGGCGGCGAGGCCGACCTGGACGTCGACGGAATCGACGACGAACCCGTGTCGGTCGTCGCGCTCGATCGCGGAGACGGGGGCGGGGGCGGGGACGAGGACGGGAACGCGACCCTCGCTGCAGTCGTTCACGCCTGTGACTCGCTGTACGATTCGGCCGACCTCGCGCAGGTCAAACGGTGGCTGGTCCGCCACCAGACGGTCATCGACCGGGCGAGCCAGCAGTTTGGCACGCCGCTGCCCTTCCAGTTCGACACCATCGTCCGGGGCGACGACGACGCCGTCCGCGGGTGGCTCGCCGACCAGCGGGCCCCGCTCGAGGCGGCGCTCGCGGATCTCGCCGGCCACGCGGAGTACCGGATCGAGGTCGTCGAGACCGATCCGCCGGACGAGGAGACGCTAATCGAGCGCAACGACGACCTCGCGTCGCTGGCCGAAGAGCGGGAGGAGGCCTCGGAGGGACGGGCGTTCCTCCTCGAGAAGCAGTTCGACCAGCGGATCAGGGACCTTCGGCGCGACCGACGAGCGTCGATTCGGGAGTCCCTGCGACAGTCGCTCGAGTCGTGTGCGCGGGAGGTGCAGGTGCTCGAGCGCCAGCCGTCGGTGAGTCTCTCTAGCGCTTCTAGCGGTTCCAGCGGTTCCGGCGGGGCGGGAAAACCGACTGACGGCACCCGGCTCTGCCGGCTGACCGTCCTCGCCCGGGAGAGCGAAGAGGAGACGATCGGTTCGGTACTCGACGACGTCGCCGAGAAACCGGGGCTCGAGGTCCGGTTCACCGGGCCGTGGCCGCCGTACTCGTTCGCGCCTACGCTCGGGGAGGAGACGGACGCTGGCGCGAGCGGTGGTCGGCCTGGGAGCACGGAGACGAGGACGCGACCCGAGACGGAAACGGAAACGGAAACCCAGACGGGTGATCGCCAGCGATGA
- a CDS encoding zinc ribbon domain-containing protein, translating to MTLVRALVAAACSLLFPGIGHAVLREWVRALFFSGLFVTAVALSFSTDQLAAMSSLEGTWTVVTEETSAVDRFVLVSIALFTATDALFRGLGAIGRDDDEGPTCPHCGRPLDTDLEFCHWCTTRLEPVEPDSTP from the coding sequence ATGACGCTGGTCCGTGCCCTCGTCGCCGCCGCGTGTTCGCTGCTGTTCCCCGGGATCGGCCACGCCGTGCTCCGCGAGTGGGTACGTGCCCTCTTCTTCTCGGGATTGTTCGTCACGGCCGTCGCGCTCTCGTTCTCGACGGACCAGCTGGCCGCGATGTCGTCGCTCGAGGGAACGTGGACGGTCGTGACCGAGGAGACGAGCGCGGTCGATCGGTTCGTCCTCGTGTCGATTGCCCTCTTCACGGCGACTGACGCGCTCTTTCGTGGGCTCGGGGCAATCGGCCGCGACGACGACGAGGGCCCGACCTGTCCCCACTGCGGCCGCCCGCTCGATACGGACCTCGAGTTCTGTCACTGGTGTACGACGCGTCTCGAGCCAGTGGAGCCGGATTCGACGCCGTAG
- the gvpF gene encoding gas vesicle protein GvpF encodes MAIIVDDLLVRPFVGLVNTLHTMAIDELYDIEALEDERKENRLLYELGERSKAEYEERKAEIEDELELAREVHEELTSGRVEVRTND; translated from the coding sequence ATGGCGATCATCGTCGACGACCTGCTCGTCCGCCCGTTCGTCGGCCTCGTCAACACGCTGCACACGATGGCGATCGACGAACTGTACGACATCGAAGCCCTCGAGGACGAGCGCAAGGAAAACCGGCTCCTCTACGAACTCGGCGAACGGTCGAAAGCCGAGTACGAGGAGCGCAAAGCCGAGATCGAAGACGAACTCGAGCTCGCTCGCGAGGTCCACGAGGAACTCACGAGCGGACGCGTGGAGGTCCGAACCAATGACTGA
- the gvpJ gene encoding gas vesicle protein GvpJ — translation MVDAVQPSRQQADLADVVEMLLDKGIVINADIAVSIGDTQLLGIQLRAAIASFETAAKYGLEFPEGTDMRRVAEAAGEPELAEEDRRLIPPVAPVHGVNVTGEDDQIERSDADDSSGADADDEEESEDETKGEAEAEAETDGGETT, via the coding sequence ATGGTCGACGCCGTTCAGCCAAGCCGTCAGCAGGCCGATCTCGCGGACGTCGTCGAGATGCTGCTCGATAAGGGGATCGTGATCAACGCCGACATCGCCGTCTCCATCGGCGATACCCAGCTACTCGGCATCCAGCTTCGGGCCGCCATCGCCTCCTTCGAGACGGCCGCGAAGTACGGCCTCGAGTTCCCCGAGGGGACGGACATGCGCCGCGTGGCGGAGGCCGCGGGCGAACCGGAACTCGCGGAGGAGGACCGGCGGCTGATTCCGCCCGTCGCACCAGTCCACGGCGTGAACGTAACTGGCGAGGACGACCAGATTGAGCGTTCGGACGCGGACGACTCGAGTGGGGCGGACGCTGACGACGAAGAGGAGAGCGAAGACGAAACCAAGGGCGAGGCCGAAGCCGAAGCCGAGACCGACGGAGGCGAGACCACGTGA
- a CDS encoding 3-dehydroquinate synthase II — protein sequence MTRAVWVKADGTVGDWDARRRRITAALEAGADWVLVDEDDVARVRELGEVSIAAFRTDGDVTLIDDAENQEREERPDAYVTGKDGEGDGTIDLPNDFSGSADLSTLRRNGAVDQAAYVRILGTDYESFAEAAAETAEYTIVIGDDWTIIPLENLIARIGDETTLVAGVTDAAEAKTAFETLERGADAVLLDSDDPDEIRRTVEVRDEAERESLDLEWGTVVEIEPVGSADRVCVDTGNLFEHEEGMLVGSMARGLVFVHAETAESPYVASRPFRVNAGAVHAYVRTPDGGTKYLSELTSGDEVQVVDTNGHTREAIVGRVKIEKRPMFRVALETGSGDRIETLLQNAETIKVATRDGRRAVTDLSAGDELLLYYEDTARHFGEAVEESIIEK from the coding sequence ATGACGAGAGCAGTCTGGGTGAAAGCCGACGGCACCGTCGGCGACTGGGACGCCCGCCGAAGACGGATCACCGCCGCCCTCGAGGCCGGCGCCGACTGGGTACTGGTCGACGAGGACGACGTCGCCCGCGTGCGCGAGCTGGGCGAAGTCTCGATCGCCGCCTTTCGAACCGACGGCGACGTGACGTTGATCGACGACGCCGAGAACCAGGAGCGCGAGGAACGGCCGGACGCCTACGTCACCGGCAAAGACGGCGAGGGCGACGGCACGATCGACCTCCCCAACGACTTCTCGGGGTCGGCCGACCTCTCGACGCTGCGTCGAAACGGCGCCGTCGACCAGGCGGCCTACGTTCGTATCCTCGGGACGGACTACGAGTCGTTCGCGGAAGCCGCCGCCGAGACCGCGGAGTACACCATCGTCATCGGCGACGACTGGACGATCATCCCCCTCGAGAACCTGATCGCCCGGATCGGCGACGAGACGACCCTCGTGGCGGGCGTCACGGACGCCGCGGAGGCCAAAACCGCGTTCGAGACCCTCGAGCGCGGCGCCGACGCCGTCCTGCTCGATTCGGACGATCCCGACGAAATTCGCCGGACCGTCGAGGTTCGAGACGAGGCCGAACGCGAATCGCTCGACCTCGAGTGGGGCACCGTCGTCGAGATCGAACCCGTCGGCTCGGCCGACCGGGTCTGCGTCGACACGGGAAACCTGTTCGAACACGAAGAAGGGATGCTCGTCGGATCGATGGCCCGCGGCCTCGTGTTCGTCCACGCCGAGACCGCCGAGTCGCCGTACGTCGCCTCCCGTCCGTTCCGGGTCAACGCGGGCGCCGTCCACGCCTACGTCCGGACGCCCGACGGCGGCACGAAGTACCTCTCGGAACTCACCAGCGGCGACGAAGTACAGGTCGTCGACACGAACGGCCACACTCGCGAGGCCATCGTCGGCCGAGTAAAGATCGAGAAGCGCCCGATGTTCCGGGTCGCCCTCGAGACCGGCTCCGGCGACCGGATCGAAACGCTCCTCCAGAACGCCGAGACGATCAAGGTGGCGACCAGGGACGGGCGCCGAGCGGTGACCGACCTCTCGGCCGGCGACGAACTCCTGCTCTACTACGAGGACACCGCGCGCCACTTCGGGGAGGCCGTCGAGGAGAGCATCATCGAGAAGTGA
- a CDS encoding GvpL/GvpF family gas vesicle protein — protein sequence MADSNSSYHYVYGIVASSDANVISLEEGEADDDSDRETLPVEGAGVAGATELYPVSHGRLAALASPIDVTDPEETDEDAKRHDAVLRALLTENGGRTIVPMRFGMVFESERALKNVLRGGRGAFRRTLHDIDDRVELGLKVVREQDATVDDETIVERVSDELEPLATSSVDSGEFSDRLVLNRSYLVDRSDREAFDTAVGELEADLEDVMIRYSGPFAPYSFVDVKIGAQR from the coding sequence GTGGCTGACTCGAACTCGAGTTACCACTACGTGTACGGGATCGTCGCCTCGAGCGACGCCAACGTGATTTCGCTCGAGGAGGGCGAGGCAGATGACGATTCGGACCGGGAGACGCTGCCCGTAGAGGGGGCGGGCGTCGCCGGGGCGACCGAGTTGTACCCGGTCTCCCACGGACGACTCGCCGCGCTGGCGTCGCCGATCGACGTGACCGATCCCGAGGAGACCGACGAGGACGCGAAACGTCACGACGCGGTGCTCCGCGCGCTGTTGACCGAGAACGGCGGCCGAACGATCGTTCCGATGCGATTCGGCATGGTCTTCGAGAGCGAACGCGCGCTGAAGAACGTCCTCCGGGGCGGCCGTGGCGCGTTCCGACGAACGCTTCACGACATCGACGACAGGGTCGAACTCGGCCTGAAGGTCGTTCGCGAGCAGGACGCGACCGTCGACGACGAGACGATCGTCGAGCGGGTGAGCGACGAACTCGAGCCACTGGCCACGAGTAGCGTCGACAGTGGCGAGTTCAGCGATCGGCTAGTGCTCAACCGCTCCTATCTCGTCGACCGGTCGGACCGCGAGGCGTTCGACACCGCCGTTGGCGAACTCGAGGCCGACCTCGAGGACGTGATGATCCGGTACTCGGGGCCGTTCGCACCGTACAGTTTCGTCGACGTCAAGATCGGGGCCCAGCGATGA
- a CDS encoding gas vesicle protein GvpH produces the protein MTDEPPDPPDSPDDPSEEPPDEPPEESSATPPNDGDDDSVSDSSQPSDQESTAGDDEVDEVNEVDEMDASEDATEDRFGESSESDEPDKSGSQPNERADRSDEREHEHEHGDERRPSSPSSRRHHSESGFEARPGGQLLSRLFRLLESGAESGTGFGGAYGNAPFGDSSRRDDGSRFRFDTDVDLTFSSIEPTGDDGRRNRRHSVHDERSSERARRHATPSIDVAKRRYGTELEVVADVSSVGEDRVRVGFEDDDLVLADDDDNELSRVSLPWPETEADATVNNGILTVRVTRVDAPGSTDGDIHE, from the coding sequence ATGACTGACGAACCACCAGACCCCCCAGATTCACCCGACGATCCGTCCGAAGAACCGCCCGATGAACCACCCGAGGAATCGTCCGCGACGCCACCGAACGACGGCGACGACGATTCGGTGTCCGACTCGAGCCAGCCGTCCGACCAGGAGTCGACCGCGGGAGACGACGAAGTCGACGAGGTCAACGAAGTCGACGAAATGGACGCGAGCGAGGACGCGACGGAGGACCGATTCGGCGAATCCAGCGAATCCGACGAACCCGACAAATCCGGCAGTCAACCGAACGAGCGAGCGGATCGGTCCGACGAACGCGAGCACGAACACGAACACGGAGACGAGCGGCGTCCGTCGTCTCCGTCCTCCCGTCGGCACCACTCGGAGTCCGGATTCGAGGCCAGGCCGGGCGGACAGCTCCTGTCGCGGCTCTTTCGGCTCCTCGAGTCGGGCGCCGAGAGCGGGACCGGATTTGGCGGCGCGTACGGAAACGCGCCCTTCGGCGACTCGAGCCGACGCGACGACGGTAGCCGTTTCAGGTTCGACACCGACGTCGACCTGACATTCAGCTCGATCGAACCCACCGGGGACGATGGCCGTCGAAATCGGCGCCACAGCGTGCACGACGAGCGCTCGTCCGAACGCGCTCGACGCCACGCGACCCCGTCGATCGACGTCGCGAAGCGACGGTATGGGACGGAACTCGAGGTCGTCGCCGACGTCTCGTCAGTCGGGGAGGATCGGGTCCGCGTCGGGTTCGAGGACGACGACCTCGTGCTGGCCGACGACGACGATAACGAACTGTCACGCGTGAGCCTGCCGTGGCCGGAGACGGAGGCCGACGCGACGGTGAACAACGGCATCCTCACGGTTCGGGTGACCCGGGTAGATGCCCCTGGCTCCACGGATGGTGATATCCATGAATGA
- a CDS encoding Glu/Leu/Phe/Val family dehydrogenase, whose translation MTESANPFESLQSQIDDAAAHLEIGDDVLDRLKHPERVLETNLTVELDDGTLERFKAFRSQFNGDRGPYKGGIRYHPGVTRDEVKALSGWMAYKCAVVNIPYGGGKGGIVIDPADYSASELERITRAFATELRPFIGEDRDIPAPDVNTGQREMNWIKDTYETLENTTEPGVITGKALESGGSEGRVEATGRSTMLATREAYDYLGRDIEGATVAVQGYGNAGWIAANLLEELGASVVAVSDSSGAIYAEDGFDTAAVKTFKNETGTVDGYEDADEEFSNEDLLTLEVDVLIPAALENAIDEDLAHDVEADLIVEAANGPLTPGADDVLAERDVHVIPDILANAGGVTVSYFEWVQNRQRFYWSEERVNDELETVIVDAFDELTSAYEANDLENFRTAAYVVAMQRVVNAFEEGGTFP comes from the coding sequence ATGACTGAGTCCGCGAATCCATTCGAGAGCCTCCAGTCACAGATCGACGACGCCGCGGCCCACCTCGAAATCGGTGACGACGTGCTCGACCGACTCAAACACCCCGAGCGAGTCCTCGAGACGAACCTCACCGTGGAACTCGACGACGGCACGCTCGAGCGATTCAAAGCGTTCCGGTCGCAGTTCAACGGCGACCGCGGGCCGTACAAGGGTGGCATCCGCTATCACCCCGGCGTCACCCGCGACGAGGTGAAGGCGCTCTCGGGCTGGATGGCCTACAAGTGTGCCGTCGTCAACATCCCCTACGGCGGCGGGAAGGGAGGCATCGTCATCGACCCCGCCGACTACTCGGCGAGCGAACTCGAGCGGATCACGCGCGCGTTCGCGACGGAACTGCGCCCGTTCATCGGCGAGGATCGGGACATTCCGGCCCCCGACGTGAACACTGGCCAGCGCGAGATGAACTGGATCAAGGACACCTACGAGACCCTCGAGAACACGACCGAACCGGGTGTAATTACCGGAAAAGCGCTCGAGTCGGGCGGCAGCGAGGGCCGCGTCGAGGCGACGGGGCGCTCGACGATGCTCGCGACCCGCGAGGCCTACGACTACCTCGGTCGGGACATCGAGGGCGCCACCGTGGCGGTACAGGGGTACGGCAACGCCGGCTGGATCGCCGCGAACCTGCTCGAGGAACTCGGAGCGAGTGTCGTCGCCGTCTCGGACTCGAGCGGGGCGATCTACGCCGAGGACGGCTTCGACACGGCGGCCGTCAAGACGTTCAAGAACGAGACCGGAACCGTCGATGGGTACGAGGACGCCGACGAGGAGTTCTCGAACGAGGACCTGCTCACGCTCGAGGTCGACGTGTTGATCCCGGCCGCCCTCGAGAACGCAATCGACGAGGACCTCGCCCACGACGTCGAGGCCGACCTGATCGTCGAAGCCGCGAACGGACCGCTGACGCCGGGCGCCGACGACGTACTGGCCGAGCGCGACGTCCACGTCATCCCCGACATCCTCGCGAACGCCGGCGGCGTCACCGTCTCGTACTTCGAGTGGGTGCAGAACCGCCAGCGGTTCTACTGGTCCGAAGAACGGGTCAACGACGAACTCGAGACGGTGATCGTCGATGCCTTCGACGAGTTGACGAGCGCCTACGAGGCGAACGACCTCGAGAACTTCCGGACGGCGGCCTACGTCGTTGCTATGCAACGGGTCGTCAACGCGTTCGAGGAAGGCGGTACCTTCCCCTGA
- a CDS encoding gas vesicle protein K has translation MTTIDVGEEGNARQGLMTLVITVVELLVEALEREAIRRMESPDLTDEEIDRLGRQLASIEAELEQLKADEGIEEGVDDLRNDLDGLVSDAIRQLEGDPTNVEPGHAILGGDDDGA, from the coding sequence GTGACCACGATCGACGTCGGCGAGGAGGGCAACGCGCGCCAGGGACTGATGACCCTCGTCATCACCGTCGTGGAACTCCTCGTCGAAGCGCTCGAGCGGGAGGCGATCCGGCGGATGGAGTCCCCGGATCTCACCGACGAAGAAATCGACCGGCTGGGGCGACAACTCGCGTCCATCGAGGCCGAACTCGAGCAACTCAAAGCCGACGAGGGGATCGAGGAGGGCGTCGACGACCTCCGAAACGACCTCGACGGCCTGGTCAGCGACGCGATCAGGCAACTCGAGGGCGATCCGACGAACGTCGAACCGGGCCACGCCATCCTTGGAGGTGACGACGATGGGGCGTGA
- a CDS encoding type I 3-dehydroquinate dehydratase, with translation MDTNRDEDEDGGGDENRTLVFETFTLAASTADLSEEPAARGRADCLEFRMDLANAPVAALESYDGELPILATNRAAWEGGEADDEGRLEALTEAITVEAVGAVDVELESILAGEADELLEVTRERGVAVVASTHDFEGTPPRSELVRTLTEAGKYADVAKLAVTAETNADALALLSATEQLTAHGASVATMAMGEVGRHTRAVAPVYGSRIGYAPVDPEQATAPGQYDLETLSRLVAALESTD, from the coding sequence ATGGACACGAACAGGGACGAGGACGAAGACGGAGGTGGGGACGAGAACAGGACCCTCGTGTTCGAGACGTTCACGCTCGCCGCCTCGACGGCCGATTTGAGCGAGGAGCCGGCGGCTCGAGGCCGTGCGGACTGTCTCGAGTTCCGGATGGACCTCGCCAACGCACCGGTCGCGGCGCTCGAGTCCTACGACGGCGAGTTGCCGATCCTGGCGACGAACCGGGCCGCCTGGGAGGGCGGCGAGGCCGACGACGAGGGGCGACTCGAGGCACTCACCGAGGCGATCACCGTCGAGGCCGTCGGGGCGGTCGACGTCGAACTCGAGTCGATACTCGCAGGGGAGGCGGACGAGCTGCTCGAAGTGACTCGCGAGCGCGGCGTCGCCGTCGTCGCCTCGACGCACGATTTCGAGGGGACGCCACCGCGATCCGAGCTAGTGCGAACGCTCACCGAAGCGGGGAAGTACGCCGACGTGGCGAAGCTGGCGGTGACGGCGGAGACGAACGCCGACGCACTGGCGTTGCTCTCGGCGACCGAACAGCTGACGGCGCACGGAGCGTCGGTCGCGACGATGGCGATGGGCGAGGTCGGTCGGCACACCCGGGCCGTGGCGCCGGTGTACGGCTCGAGGATCGGGTACGCGCCGGTCGACCCCGAGCAGGCGACCGCGCCGGGCCAGTACGACCTCGAGACGCTCTCGCGGCTTGTCGCGGCGCTCGAGTCGACGGACTGA